AATTACCGCATCAGTTTTGCAACGGATGCTCAGGATGAAGATGAATCTTTACCCGCCATTGCCATAAGGGGTGAAGAATCGCTTTTACAAATGGCCTTTATGAATTTGATTGAAAACGGCTGTAAGTTCTCGTCCGATCATCATACGCAGATCACCGTGAAGCCTCATTCGGACTACGTCGAAGTACTTTTCGAAGATCAGGGTATCGGCATTGCCGAATCGGAGCTTGACTATATATTCCAGCCTTTCTACCGGGCTACCAATTCTCATGCGATCAAGGGAAACGGGATTGGTTTATCTCTCACCGAGAAGATTATTAAACTACACCGAGGCCGAATTATGGTAACTTCTCTACTGGATCAGGGTACCCGTTTTCAGGTGGACTTACCCTCTTTACCCGCCCTCAACGAAGAAGTAAAAGAAAGCTAGAGCATGGGTCTAGACATTATCATTTCTAAACAATCCGGCGTCCACTCGCCTTATAGCGTATAGGCATCGCCACCTACGTTATGAAATACCTTGCATTGATCGGAGCCTTCGCTCTGTTAGGCTGGAGTTGTAGCAGTCCCGAAAAACCCTCGGAAGATTGGCCCACGTACGGAGGCAACTACGCTGGTAACCGTTACTCTAAACTCGATCAGATTAATCGCAGCAATGTCTCGCAGCTTAAAGTAGCCTGGAGCTATAAGGCCGTTCAGGGGGAAAATCCGTTTGAGATTCAGTGTCAGCCTTTAATGATCCATGGAATCCTGTACGGAACGACGCCGCTCCTGAAGCTCTTCGCTTTGAAAGCCGATACGGGGGAAGAACTCTGGAAGTTTGACCCTTTCGAGAATCAGATCCCTACCTTCCATCCCATCCGGGGTTTGATGTACTGGCCGGAAGGGAAACGGATTTACTATTCGGCGGGCTCCCGGTTGTTTGCTTTGGATGCCGAGAAAGGCACGTTGGTGTCTGAATTTGGCGAGAAGGGTTCCATCGATTTACATGAAGGTGTAGGCGATGGCCTGGACCGGGACGTAAACGCGTTACCGGTTGATGCTACCAGTCCGGGCATCATTTATAAAGAAACCCTGGTAATGGGTTCGCGGGTAGGTGAAGGTACGGATGCCGCTCCCGGTTACATACGCGGTTTCGATGTCCGTTCGGGCAAACTCAAATGGGTTTTTCATACCATTCCTCACCCGGGTGAATACGGCTATGATACCTGGCCTAAAGATGCCTGGAAAAAGAGTGGGGCCGCTAATAATTGGGGAGGCATGGTATTGGATGAAAAACGTGGGGTGGTTTATCTCGGTACGGGCTCTCCCTCCAGTGATTTCTACGGGGGTGCTCGGGAAGGAACAAACCTTTTTTCTGACTGTATTCTGGCTCTAGACGCGGAGACGGGGAAACGACTCTGGCATTTCCAGACGATCCATCACGACTTATGGGATCGCGATATTCCCTGTTCACCAACGTTAACCACCGTAGTTCATCAGGGAAAAAAAGTAGAAGTAGTCGTACAGGCGACGAAAGACGGTCTGGTGTACGTATTGAACCGAGATACGGGAGAATCGCTGTTTCCGATTGAAGAAAGCCCGGTACCAACCGAAGCTCTCCCCGGTGAAAAGCCCTGGCCTACGCAAAAATACCCGTTGAAACCAGCTCCGCTCACGCGACAGTTTTTAACGGAAGCGGATATCACTACGCGTACCCCCGAGGCTCATGCCTTTGTACTGAAGCGTTTTCAGCAAACGCGTTCCGGAAACAAATTCATCCCGCCCAGCAAGGAAGGAACGCTGGTTTTTGGATTAGGAGGTGGAGCTGAATGGGGTGGCAGTGCCGTTGACGAGCAGGGTATTCTCTATCAAAATGCCAATGAGATGGTCTGGGATGTGCAAATGGAAGAATTTAAACGTCAGAAATCCCAACCGCTCTCGGGTGAAACGTTGTACCTCGATCATTGCTCGATTTGCCACGGCTCCGAACGTAAAGGCAATGGGGTCGAATACCCCGACTTACGGAATGTAAAAGCCAAGTATTCACCTCAACAGGTGATGCAAATTTTGCAGACGGGACGTGGCCGTATGCCTTCGTTTCAGCAGGTACCGGAAAAAACGCGTCTGGCCATTGTCAATTTTCTTTTGGGAATTAATAAGCCCATTCCGCCTGATCCCCATGATTCAAAGCCCGCGGTAACTACCGCTGATACACCACCCCCTCCACCTTATGTGAATACGGGTTGGAAACGTTTTCTCGATCCCGATGGCTATCCGGCTATTACGCCACCTTGGGGTACCCTGAATGCAATTGATCTTAACACGGGGGAATACCTTTGGAGAGTTGCACTTGGTGAGTTTCCGGAATTGACAAAGAAAGGACTACCTGTTACGGGAACGGAGAGCTACGGAGGTCCCTTGGTTACGGCTGGAGGTTTGGTATTCATAGCTGCTACAAAGGATGAACGCTTCCGGGCTTTCGACAAAAAAACGGGTAAAGTAGTGTGGGAATACCAACTGCCTGCGGGTGGTTTCGCTACACCCATGACGTATCAGATGAACGGGAAACAATATATTGTATTAGCCGTAGGTGGTGTTAAAAATGGGCATAAACCAGGGGGTTACTATCTCGCTTTCAGTTTATAACAGTTTTATTGAGGAACTAATTTTGACGTTAAAATTAGGGGTGTAATAGACGTTTTAAAGGACGTTTGCTATGCCGCTAATTTTAGTTTTATGTGTTTCTTCGTTACCCTCTTTCCAACACGAAAACTGGCAATAGAACCTGTCATTAGGATTCGAATAATATACGCAATGCAGTCGGTATTTCGGATCGATTGATGAATAGTCACTTTAGAGTAGGATTTGTAACCAGCTTGTAATCAGGGTAATCGATTGCTTTTCCTTTCGCCCCATCTTAATAAAATGTAGTTTGGTCGGTCATTGCCATTTCGGTAAATCCAATAGTATGGTTGAAGCTAAACCACTGATAATCAATAGGTCTATATTAAATAAAATGTGGTTTGGTCGGTCATTGCTGGACTCACATCAGCTTGATCCCAATCCTGATTCTTTAATAAAATGTAGTTTGGTCGTCCCGTATTTTACTTGAAAATATAGATTGTAATTATCTGAAAATCAGAGAATTAACATGTCAATTTTTACACAAACCGCTTAATAAAATGTAGTTTGGTCGGTGTATTTCCCAAGTCTCAAAAAGAACCTAGTGGTTTATTAAGATGTCTCATAATCAGCTAGTTATTTGTTTGTAGCGATTTTACACCTCTCGTAACCAATCATTTTGGAGGAGAAGGGTTTTAATAAAATGTATTTTGGTCGGTGTACACCTGCAAAGATGGATCGGGAAAGGATACTTCTAGGCTTTGTAGCCTTGCTGACCGGGGATCGGAATAAAAAAATGTAGTTTGGTCGGTGTGATGAAGTAAGATTTTAAGGACGAGTTCAATAAGAGCCTTTGTGAGGCCTTTAAATGGCTAACTGGAGTAAGGGTGAATGCTTCGCTTAGAAAATGGCTGAGAGAGGCTGTATTTGCGAGCTGTCGGTTCTGACGTTGGTTGAGTTAAGTTCACTTTCTAGGCCAATTGATAAACTAAAAATATAGTTCACGCCCTGACTCCCTTTTTTTCTTTGCCAAGCTTTTTGATTTTTTTGATTTTTTACAAAAGTCTTTTTTTGATTTCAACAGAAACGAAGCGGGGGGGCTTTTTTCATTCATCAAGAGTTTGTGTTTTTCAATATCTCTTGATAATCTCTTGAAGGGAAAAACGAGCGTTGTAATGAGTTGATTATTAGTATTTTACCTTGTGGATAACTTTTATAAAATGTAGTTTGGTCGGTAAAAACATGGACTTTGGTCGGTATTTTCCATTTAAAAAATGGGGTTTGGTCGGTAAACCCGATCCATAAAAATGTAGTTTGGTTGGTAATAAAATGTATTTGTTCAAACTAGGTACATTATATTCTTTTTTATGCGTTATTTGTTCAGTCATAGCCGATCTCTTAACCCATGAATGCACAGATAGAAATTTATCAGGACAACTTCCTTACACAGGCCCGTTACGAGATGACGGAGACGGAGCGAAATATCCTCTACATGGTTATTGCTCAGGTTCGTCCCGATGATTCACCCATGAAAGTCTATCAGGTTTCCATCAAGGAAATTGCAAAAATTATGGGTAGTGAAGAGATTAAATTTGAAGCGTATAAAAATGCAACGGCCCGCATCGTCACCCGACTCGTACAGGGGTATTTGCCCAACGGGGATTTCCTGCAGACGACCTTTGCCGCTTCGGCGAAGTACAAAAAAGGGACGGGCATTATCGAAATTGCCCTGTCCCAGGAAATTCGCCCTTTCTACGTTGATCTGAAAGAACGCTTTACAAAAATTCAGTTACAGGCCGCGATAAGTTTGCAGTCCATTTACGCCAAGCGGATTTACGAATTGTTGTGCATGTACAAGAACATGAAAAACAAGACCTTCCGTCGTAAGCTCGTGGATCTAAAGCTCATGCTGGGTGTGATGGATACCAAGACGGGCAAGGATAAATACCCCGTATGGACGCAATTTCAACGGGATGTACTGGAAGTAGCCAGTCGCGAAATTAACGGCCATACGGATCTGACTTTTACGTTCACGCCTATTCTGGGGGATCGTCCCGGTCGGGGTCGTAAACCCGTGGAACAGGTAGAGTTTGAAGTTTCCTACATTACGCCCAATGTCATTGATTTTAGTCCCCTGATGGATCGTCTGCTGAATCGTTTCAAGTTACGACAGGACCAGGCCGAGGAAGTCATCGAGTCCTTCCCGATCGAGAAGATTAATAAAATCCTTTACGACATCGAGGTACGGATGGCGAACAACGAAATCAAAAACGTAGGTAGCTATACCGCCAAATCATTTGGGCTGTAGAGGGCACTACAGCCCCTCCCCTACTCCATTCGGGACTTACTCAACGCCGTATTTACGTTTTTCCCGATCAATTTTCTCTTGTACGGCTTCGATGATCCAGTCCGTAACCGAAATGGAAATCTTACGGGTTCTACCCCGTTGTGGGCGGTGATTCCGCAGCTCCTTGATCATATGCGTTTCGCTTTCAGTTAACTCAATCGAAAAGCGTTTGAGTACTTCCGGCACAAGCACAGGTTCGGCTTTCGCGGGTTTAGGCTTGGCTTCTTTACGAGCGGGTTTTTCTTCCAGCTCTTTCTCAACCGGGCGAGTCGTAGAACCTCCCCGATTGATCACCTCCAGAATTTTATCTTCAGCAACCGAATCACTGGAAGCTTTCTTTTTGGGTGCGGATGAAATGGCCATAACGTGAATAGATACAGTGATATTTGCCTTAAAAAATACGTTAAAAGGAGAGCTTTATTTAACGTTAAATTAAAAGGTAAAAATAACGTTAATATTACTAACGAATATTAACGTAAAATAATTTAGGTTATCTATTGACAATCAAAGGATTAATTGCTTCAAATAATTTAGTTATTTCGGTCGTTGCTTTGGGGTCTTTCGCTTCCATTTCCACCACACCTAATCCTTGAGAAGCAGCGTTGGAATAAGCTTTCCGATTGATTAGCGGCGTGGGTAAATAAGTAAAAACTTCAGAAGCCTGTAAGAGTTCAGCGGCATCGTTATTGTCCGTGCCTTTCGGGTCTGCCCGATTCAAAAAGGCAAAGGCAGTTAAAGGAGTCGCCTGAACGGCCCGGATTTCCTGTACCAGTCGTTCGACTTTGTTCAAGGTCCACAAATCAAAACTACGGGGATTGAATGGTACCAAGTAGACGTCCGAAACGGTCATAGCTGCCCGCTGACTAGTCGTATCCCGACCTCCAGTATCAATTACAATGTGATCATACTTGGGTACTAGCTTTAAAATCTGACTACGAACCGCCTCTCCCGAGAGTTTAATGGCGGTAAATCCAATTTCTCCCTGCAGATTCTCTTCCCGCCAAGCCGTAAAATCAGTAGAGGTTTCCTGTTCATCGGCATCTACCAGTAAAACATCGAATCCCTGCTTGGACAGTAAGACCGTAAGGTTGGTCGCAATAGTCGTTTTCCCACTTCCACCTTTAATCCCTCCGACGGTAAAAACCATGGTTGTAACGTTTAAATTAGCGTTAAAAAAAGCGTTGGATATTACACTAAAACTGAAGTTGTTTATGCCGTTCAAAAATGAACTACTATTAGCTCTGGATTGATCGCTGATTTTGACTCGAAATTCAGAATGCCAAAACACGTTATTTTCAAACACAAATCCAAAGCTAATTAAAACTTTATTTTTGAATTCAATTTTAACTCTAATTTTAACGTTAAAATTGAATTTATTAAAGACGCTTAAAATTAAGGTTATATGAACGCTATAATTAACGCTCAAAACAAAACTGACAAAGCGTTAAAAATAACATTTATAACAAAGGTATAAAAGATGTTATTTTTGACGCTAAAAATAGCGTACAGAATGAATTTATAATCAACGTGTAAATTAGCTTATAACATATGTAAAAACAACGTTGATTTTAACGCTAAAAAGATGATCAATCTTACAATGTTTGACGTTAATTTTAACGTTAAAATAAAGGCTATGTCTTAATGATGAAATCTAAATTTTAACGTTAAAAAAAACGTTATTTTTGACGTATGTAAGGATTGATAAATAGCTATTAAATAGTTTATTAAATTAGATAAGTGTGCTAAAAACACATAAATAAACAATTGGACGGGTTTACTTATTAATTTAGAGACTTACACAATTTTTTGTCTTTATTAGCTAAGTCATTCGCTTCAGCAGAGAAATTAGATTCATAGAGATAGAGCCAGTGAATGAAATAGCAATCAAGGGTTATGTTGAGTAGTTTCAAAAATAGGAGAGGTGTTTATTGAAAATTTATAAAAGAAATCATCCAATATTGTTTCTTTTATAACCAGTAGAAGTGCAGTAGCTAATGCCCCTGATAACTGTGAAATAAATTTGTTTTGACAATGACTGTTAATATAAAATTTAATGTACAAAAATAACTTATACTGCTGCCGCGATGGTATAGTATTAACAACACTTTTAAGTGAATTTTATTCAGTTGTTCCGCCCTGAGAAAGAGGGGTTTACAAGTCGGTTGCTGAAGTACTAATCTGATGCAATGATAGGTTTCGCAAGAACGACCAAAATCAGATACGTAGGGCAAACTATCATGCATACAAAAAACGCAGGATAGGTTAAGTACGAACAAGAGAAACGGAGGACGACTCTTGAGTAATTCGACCCTTAGTCAGATAAAATAAAATATGATTATTAAACTAAAATATATGAATAAAAGTATCTTTGGTAGGGCCCGTTGAGCTAAGAAAACGAGTCTGAAAATTTCATGAATGCTCAAACAAGTACGGGCTGGCTTTGTATTCTCTATTTATTTTTCCTGATACCTTTTTGTCAGGGACAAATGACTAAGCCTGTCTTTTCCCATCTCAGTGTTGATGAAGGCTTATCGCAAAGCAGCGTATACGCGATTACCCAGGACCGTAAAGGTTTTATATGGTTAGGCACCCGCGATGGCTTAAACCGCTACGATTCCCGGCAGGTGGTCGTATATAGAAATCAGCCTACGCGGCGAAAGAACTTGCCGTCCAATACAATCAATGCTCTTTTGCACGATAGTCAGGGAAGGTTATGGGTGGGAACTAGTAAAGGCTTAGCTCTGTACAAATCTGAAGGAGACGATTTTGAACGTATTTCAGCACAGGGTTTGCCGGATTCCACCATTTTAAGTATTACCGAAGATCGGCGACATCGCGTGTGGGTCGGTACGTCGAAAGGGCTTTATCAGCTCGAAGGCCCGAAACCGTATCGACTGAAGTCCTTACGGAGCTATACTTATCAGCGTACTGAACCGAGTCACCCCAACACGCGGGCTCTGTTTGAAGACCGTCAGGGCAACCTATGGCTGGGAACGTCGCTGGGATTAACCCAACTAAAAGCCCGTGGAAACGGTCAGCTTGACATACACGATTATTTCCTGCAACCCGCCGATTCCGTCTACCATAATCTCTCGAACGGAATCAATACCATTGCTCAGGATCCGCAGGGGCGTTTGTGGCTGGGTACGGACCGAAAGGGGATTGCCGTATTTGACCCGCGTCTGGGAAAAATTAGTAGTTGGAATCCCGTACCGGGACTAGATCTATCCACGCAAACCATTCGTACCATTCAACCGGACGGAAGCGGACACTTCTGGATTGGTACCTTGTCGGGCTTGTACGTGGTGGCGTCGGATGGAAGCTGGTTTAAAACGCTAACCAATGAACCAACCGACGCGGAATCGCTGAGTGATAATTCGGTTCGATCCATCTTTCGCGATCGCGATGGTTCCATCTGGGTCGGAACCTATTACGGGGGCGTGGATTTCTACAGTCCCTACGCCCGACAATTTGGGTCCTTTGGTCCCTTGGGTGAAACGTTCAAAATCGCTGGACCGATACTACCCTCAACGGACGGACGGCAAATTTGGCTGGGTACGGAAGACCGGGGCGTCATGCTGATCAATGCCAATCGAAGCGTCGCTCGTCATTATCGCCACGATCCCAAAGATCCGAAGTCCCTTTCCAACGATAAAGTGAAATGCCTGCTGGCTGAGGGAAATCAGGGCTTGTGGATCGGCACGCTGAAGGGACTTAATTACCTGGATTTACGGACGCAGGTGATTACTCGTTTCCTGCACGAACCGAATAATCCTCACTCGTTGCCCAATGATCGCATTTACGATTTAAAACGGGATGCTCAGGGCAAACTATGGATCCTGACCAATCTGGGAGGTTTATGTGCATTCGATCCGAAAAACCAATCGTTTGAATCCTACGTACCCCGAGCGGGTCAGCATACGTCCTTGAGTTCAAGAAATGCCACGTGTTTATTACTCGATCATCAGCAGCAACTATGGGTAGGTACCACCAGCGGTCTAAACCGGAAACTACCCGGTCGGGACGCCTTTGTTCGCTACCAGCACCGCGAAACGGATCCGATGTCTCTCAGCAGTGATCACCTGGTTTGCCTGTACGAAGACCGCAAACACCGACTTTGGGTGGGCACGCGGGAAGGGGGATTGAATCTATTACGTCCCGGTCAGCAAGGATTCGAGCGATTTAGTACAGCCAATGGTCTGCCGAGTAATACGATCGTGGGTATCCAGGAAGACCGCCAGGGTCATTTATGGATTAGTACCGACAAAGGACTTGCCCATTTCGATCCGGAACACGCCCGCTTTGTACATTACAACCGGCATGATGGATTGGTATGCAAGGAATTCACCCCGAACTCCACGTATCAGGATCCGCAGGGCTATCTTTACTTTGGGGGCTATAACGGCATCGTTCATTTCCATCCCGACAGTATCCGTCGGAATACGCGGGTTCCTCAACTGGCGTTTACACAGGTCCGGTTGTTCAATGAACCGATTACCCGGCTTTCAGAAAGTGGAGAACCCGATATTGATTTTGAACGAGGCCTCACCTTTACGCATCAACAGAATGTATTTTCCATCGATTTTGCGGCGTTCAATTACATCAACTCGTCAAAAAATCGGTACGCTTACCAGTTGATGGGGTTTGATGAAGAATGGAATTACGTGTCAGAACCCCGGGCTTTGTACATGAACCTGAATCCGGGAACATATGTGCTACGCGTAAAAGGGTCGAATAATGATGACGTCTGGAATTCTAAACCCCTGGAGCTGACCATTACGGTATTACCGCCGCTCTGGAAAACACCCTTAGCGTACGTCGTGTATGCCCTGACGTTTGTGGCCTTGTTACGGTTGTGGTCAAGATTTAATCGTAACCGATTGCAACTGGCCCACGAATTACAGCGGGAACACGAAGAGAAAAAACGCCAGCAGGAACTCCATCAAACCAAGCTTAACTTTTTCACGGAAATCGCCCACGAAATTCGTACGCCTTTGACCCTGGTGATGGGGCCGCTGGAAGTACTGGCGAGCCAATACGGCCAGGAACCAGGCATTCATAAACAGGTTAGTCTGATGCGGGCCAGTACGGACCGCTTGTTACGCTTACTCAATCAGTTGCTGGATTTTCGAAAACACGAAACGGGCAATGTCCAGCTACAGCGGCAGCAGGCGGATTTCGTCCGCTTTCTCCGACAAATCGTACACTCGTTTCTCGGGCACGCCCGTTCGCGTCAGGTACAACTCAACTTCGAATCGGAAGGGGAAGAGATCCCCTTGTGGTTTGATGCGGGGGAAATGGAAAAAGTGATTTCCAACCTGTTAGTCAATGCCTTTAAATTTACGCCTGCCGGGGGGCGGATTACCGTGCAGGTACGGGCAACGCAGGAAGAAGTGACCTTGCTCATTGAAGATACGGGTCTGGGAATTCCAGCGGAAGAAATCAGTCAGATTTTCAAACAGTTCTATCAGGCGGATCGCCATCAGTCGCGGGATACGGGTTTTGGTCTGGGGCTAGCTTTGAGCAAAAGCATTGTTGAACAACATCAGGGACAAATCAGCGTGGAAAGCCAGGAGGCCGGTTTGGAACACACGGGCTTTACCCGATTCAAAATCACCTTACCCATCCTACCAGTCGAGGAGCCATTGGTTACTCTTCCAGAACCAGCGGTATGCGAAGCATTGCCAGTCGTTACCCGTTCGGAACCAGCCGCTGGAGAAAAGCCACTACTACTTATCGTAGAAGATCAGGCGGACATCCGAAATTATTTAGTTGATCTGCTGACCACGGAATATCAGGTGCTGGAAGCCAGTAATGGGGTAGAGGCCTGGGAAACGGCTTCGCAACTCTTACCCGATCTGTTGATTACGGACCTCGCCATGCCCGAAATGGATGGATTAACCCTGACGCATCGCCTCAAAACGGATGCACGTACCAGTCACATTCCGGTCATTATGCTGACGGCGAAAGATGGCGTTGATCATCAGTTATCGGGACTGCAAACGGGAGCCGATGATTACCTGACCAAACCCTTTCACCCGGTGTTACTACGGGCCCGCGTACAGAATCTGCTGTTGTTACGGCAGCAACTGAAGACGAAGTATCATCGCCTGATTACGCTACAGCCGCAGGCCCAGACGCTTGAACACCCGGACGAGAAGTTTTTAAATCAGCTCATGACGGTACTCGATCAACATTTAGCAGACCCGGATTTCAACGTAGGCAGTCTGGTGGCAGCGATGGGCATGAGTCGCCCCGTATTATTTCGAAAAGTAAAAATGTTGACGGATCGCTCCGTCGTGGATTTGCTGCGAACGACGCGACTGAAAAAGGCGAAAATGTTATTACAGCAACGCAAAGCCAACGTTTCGGAAATTGCTTTTGCCGTAGGCTTCAGTGATCCCAAATACTTCAGCCGGGCCTTCCGGGCCGAATTCGGTTTAACGCCAACGGAGTATAGTCAACAGGTAGTCACCTAAGAAACGCCGTCCTGAGTGTCGTGAGCCGTAAAAGGCCAGTGAATCGTTACGATTCACTGGCCTTTTCGTATTAAAACAAGGATTTCTTTTCGTTTAGCCGTTTCGCCCGTAATAAGGCTTCCAGCCAGTAATAATCGGCGTAAATCAGTGGTACGTCCACCTCACTGTTATGCGGTTTGGAACCCGTACTGTGCAGCAAAAGAAACCCATGACTACTCTTGGCAGGAGCCAGGTACGTTTTGGAAAGATTAGTCAGGATCTGATCAGCTTTGGCACGGTAATTAGCCTTGGGTGCGTAGGTACAGAGTTCGTACAAAGCGGAAGCCATCACCGTAGCCGCCGACACATCGCGGGGTTCGTTCGGAATACTGGGAGCATCGAAATCATAATACGGAACCAGATCCTTGGGCAAACGGGGGTGCTGGAGCAGAAAACGGGCGATGGCTTCGGCCTGTCGGAGAAAGGCCGGATCTTTCGTTTCCCGGTAACACAAGGTATAGCCGTATAAAGCCCAG
The genomic region above belongs to Siphonobacter curvatus and contains:
- a CDS encoding outer membrane protein assembly factor BamB family protein encodes the protein MKYLALIGAFALLGWSCSSPEKPSEDWPTYGGNYAGNRYSKLDQINRSNVSQLKVAWSYKAVQGENPFEIQCQPLMIHGILYGTTPLLKLFALKADTGEELWKFDPFENQIPTFHPIRGLMYWPEGKRIYYSAGSRLFALDAEKGTLVSEFGEKGSIDLHEGVGDGLDRDVNALPVDATSPGIIYKETLVMGSRVGEGTDAAPGYIRGFDVRSGKLKWVFHTIPHPGEYGYDTWPKDAWKKSGAANNWGGMVLDEKRGVVYLGTGSPSSDFYGGAREGTNLFSDCILALDAETGKRLWHFQTIHHDLWDRDIPCSPTLTTVVHQGKKVEVVVQATKDGLVYVLNRDTGESLFPIEESPVPTEALPGEKPWPTQKYPLKPAPLTRQFLTEADITTRTPEAHAFVLKRFQQTRSGNKFIPPSKEGTLVFGLGGGAEWGGSAVDEQGILYQNANEMVWDVQMEEFKRQKSQPLSGETLYLDHCSICHGSERKGNGVEYPDLRNVKAKYSPQQVMQILQTGRGRMPSFQQVPEKTRLAIVNFLLGINKPIPPDPHDSKPAVTTADTPPPPPYVNTGWKRFLDPDGYPAITPPWGTLNAIDLNTGEYLWRVALGEFPELTKKGLPVTGTESYGGPLVTAGGLVFIAATKDERFRAFDKKTGKVVWEYQLPAGGFATPMTYQMNGKQYIVLAVGGVKNGHKPGGYYLAFSL
- a CDS encoding replication initiation protein — translated: MNAQIEIYQDNFLTQARYEMTETERNILYMVIAQVRPDDSPMKVYQVSIKEIAKIMGSEEIKFEAYKNATARIVTRLVQGYLPNGDFLQTTFAASAKYKKGTGIIEIALSQEIRPFYVDLKERFTKIQLQAAISLQSIYAKRIYELLCMYKNMKNKTFRRKLVDLKLMLGVMDTKTGKDKYPVWTQFQRDVLEVASREINGHTDLTFTFTPILGDRPGRGRKPVEQVEFEVSYITPNVIDFSPLMDRLLNRFKLRQDQAEEVIESFPIEKINKILYDIEVRMANNEIKNVGSYTAKSFGL
- a CDS encoding AAA family ATPase, with the protein product MVFTVGGIKGGSGKTTIATNLTVLLSKQGFDVLLVDADEQETSTDFTAWREENLQGEIGFTAIKLSGEAVRSQILKLVPKYDHIVIDTGGRDTTSQRAAMTVSDVYLVPFNPRSFDLWTLNKVERLVQEIRAVQATPLTAFAFLNRADPKGTDNNDAAELLQASEVFTYLPTPLINRKAYSNAASQGLGVVEMEAKDPKATTEITKLFEAINPLIVNR
- a CDS encoding hybrid sensor histidine kinase/response regulator transcription factor → MNAQTSTGWLCILYLFFLIPFCQGQMTKPVFSHLSVDEGLSQSSVYAITQDRKGFIWLGTRDGLNRYDSRQVVVYRNQPTRRKNLPSNTINALLHDSQGRLWVGTSKGLALYKSEGDDFERISAQGLPDSTILSITEDRRHRVWVGTSKGLYQLEGPKPYRLKSLRSYTYQRTEPSHPNTRALFEDRQGNLWLGTSLGLTQLKARGNGQLDIHDYFLQPADSVYHNLSNGINTIAQDPQGRLWLGTDRKGIAVFDPRLGKISSWNPVPGLDLSTQTIRTIQPDGSGHFWIGTLSGLYVVASDGSWFKTLTNEPTDAESLSDNSVRSIFRDRDGSIWVGTYYGGVDFYSPYARQFGSFGPLGETFKIAGPILPSTDGRQIWLGTEDRGVMLINANRSVARHYRHDPKDPKSLSNDKVKCLLAEGNQGLWIGTLKGLNYLDLRTQVITRFLHEPNNPHSLPNDRIYDLKRDAQGKLWILTNLGGLCAFDPKNQSFESYVPRAGQHTSLSSRNATCLLLDHQQQLWVGTTSGLNRKLPGRDAFVRYQHRETDPMSLSSDHLVCLYEDRKHRLWVGTREGGLNLLRPGQQGFERFSTANGLPSNTIVGIQEDRQGHLWISTDKGLAHFDPEHARFVHYNRHDGLVCKEFTPNSTYQDPQGYLYFGGYNGIVHFHPDSIRRNTRVPQLAFTQVRLFNEPITRLSESGEPDIDFERGLTFTHQQNVFSIDFAAFNYINSSKNRYAYQLMGFDEEWNYVSEPRALYMNLNPGTYVLRVKGSNNDDVWNSKPLELTITVLPPLWKTPLAYVVYALTFVALLRLWSRFNRNRLQLAHELQREHEEKKRQQELHQTKLNFFTEIAHEIRTPLTLVMGPLEVLASQYGQEPGIHKQVSLMRASTDRLLRLLNQLLDFRKHETGNVQLQRQQADFVRFLRQIVHSFLGHARSRQVQLNFESEGEEIPLWFDAGEMEKVISNLLVNAFKFTPAGGRITVQVRATQEEVTLLIEDTGLGIPAEEISQIFKQFYQADRHQSRDTGFGLGLALSKSIVEQHQGQISVESQEAGLEHTGFTRFKITLPILPVEEPLVTLPEPAVCEALPVVTRSEPAAGEKPLLLIVEDQADIRNYLVDLLTTEYQVLEASNGVEAWETASQLLPDLLITDLAMPEMDGLTLTHRLKTDARTSHIPVIMLTAKDGVDHQLSGLQTGADDYLTKPFHPVLLRARVQNLLLLRQQLKTKYHRLITLQPQAQTLEHPDEKFLNQLMTVLDQHLADPDFNVGSLVAAMGMSRPVLFRKVKMLTDRSVVDLLRTTRLKKAKMLLQQRKANVSEIAFAVGFSDPKYFSRAFRAEFGLTPTEYSQQVVT